The following proteins are encoded in a genomic region of Microcoleus sp. FACHB-68:
- a CDS encoding response regulator, which translates to MVLVSIQIVEGNPHLRSLLGWHLQQVGYAVHQSADIRHARDVFFHRQPTLVIVDSELPDGDGLEFCRWLHRQQLSMILMLSARNTEADIVEGLKAGADDYLRKPFGMQEFLARVEALLRRHKTMTPPVSLDYGELKIDLVQRRVRFQGESIELTPQEFSLLYVLAQAGGLPLSRPELLRRAWPDAIDNPRTIDTHVLSLRKKIEIDPRQPSLIQTVRNVGYRLNLEVLSSPMPSAEHATGKSLPMRQLSKVAAGESHRI; encoded by the coding sequence GTGGTATTAGTTTCTATTCAAATCGTTGAGGGTAATCCTCACTTACGTTCCCTGTTAGGTTGGCACTTACAGCAAGTTGGGTATGCTGTGCACCAATCCGCTGATATCCGTCATGCCAGGGATGTTTTTTTTCACCGGCAGCCCACACTGGTGATCGTTGACTCTGAACTGCCCGACGGCGATGGACTAGAGTTTTGTCGGTGGCTACACCGGCAGCAACTCTCAATGATTTTGATGCTGTCAGCTCGCAACACGGAAGCAGATATTGTGGAAGGGTTGAAGGCGGGGGCAGATGATTACTTGAGAAAACCCTTTGGGATGCAAGAGTTTTTAGCCAGAGTGGAAGCCCTGCTTCGCCGGCATAAAACGATGACACCCCCAGTCAGCTTAGATTATGGCGAGCTGAAAATAGACTTGGTACAGCGCCGAGTCCGCTTTCAAGGGGAGTCAATCGAACTAACTCCTCAAGAGTTTAGTTTGCTCTATGTCTTGGCCCAAGCTGGGGGATTGCCACTCAGCCGACCAGAATTGCTGCGCCGAGCATGGCCAGATGCCATTGATAATCCGCGCACGATAGACACCCATGTGCTCTCGCTGCGGAAGAAAATTGAAATCGACCCCCGGCAACCCAGCTTGATTCAAACCGTCCGCAATGTGGGCTATCGCTTGAATCTGGAAGTGCTCTCTAGCCCGATGCCATCGGCAGAACACGCCACTGGTAAAAGTCTGCCGATGCGTCAGTTGTCTAAAGTTGCAGCCGGTGAAAGCCACCGGATCTAG
- a CDS encoding RNA-directed DNA polymerase, whose amino-acid sequence MGSINRGLTMHLSKKSLEFARSHIQRFYTSDFFPSLDVLDALWADWDEVVKSLSGKPIQELGRLPLSMQAPKARGGYRVVHDPNPLDSLAYAAIAYTLAPYIDTRREKLGDRVFSYKLSVNERGDFFDEGHNGFQSYTSKSFELAKNFDYVLITDIAAFYNQIYLHRLQSAIELCDSRLATISSAVEEFMLNLNERVSIGIPVGPAPSIILAETALLDVDQWIQHRGCDYVRYVDDFRIFSNSELELETILQDLVGYLYKNHRLTLSSEKTFILPSAELIDRYLDSPDSRERAVIHANIAQSIASQTSLAFRTAYVENPPSWDKLTSEERSQLLNSMMDSILGHDSLDLGLARHLLRRAKHARLRAIIAPLLDNIEFFSPVFRDVCLYLDSVMNEAAINRNLDCFEKIIAKPSIITKSSFCSMWLRWLITRHQAYSQSQVVRDFVVGELKPLRFQADYARLFAHESWVKEHRSNWQQFGALDRWSLLLAASVLGVRERTVWMNQVLRSSEDLIDRAIARYVLSFR is encoded by the coding sequence ATGGGTTCTATAAATCGAGGTTTAACCATGCATCTATCGAAAAAATCTTTAGAGTTTGCACGTAGCCACATCCAACGCTTTTATACTTCTGATTTTTTCCCATCTTTAGACGTTCTAGATGCACTTTGGGCGGATTGGGACGAAGTCGTTAAGTCTTTATCTGGTAAACCTATTCAGGAACTCGGACGTCTCCCTTTATCAATGCAAGCTCCTAAAGCAAGGGGTGGCTATCGTGTTGTGCATGATCCAAACCCACTTGATTCATTAGCTTATGCGGCAATAGCCTATACTCTTGCACCATACATTGACACACGCCGTGAAAAATTAGGTGATCGTGTTTTTTCGTATAAACTTAGCGTAAATGAGCGAGGTGACTTTTTTGATGAAGGGCACAATGGCTTTCAATCTTATACATCAAAGTCTTTTGAACTAGCAAAGAATTTTGATTATGTCCTAATTACAGATATTGCTGCTTTTTACAACCAGATATATCTCCATCGCTTGCAGTCAGCTATTGAACTTTGTGATTCTAGGCTCGCAACTATTTCCTCTGCTGTAGAGGAATTCATGCTTAATCTTAATGAGCGTGTATCAATTGGGATACCTGTTGGTCCAGCTCCTAGTATTATTCTTGCAGAAACAGCATTACTTGATGTCGATCAGTGGATTCAACACAGAGGTTGTGACTATGTTCGTTATGTTGACGATTTCCGAATTTTCTCAAATTCGGAGTTAGAGCTAGAAACAATATTGCAAGATCTTGTTGGATATCTCTATAAGAACCACAGATTGACTCTATCCTCAGAGAAGACTTTTATTTTGCCTAGTGCAGAATTAATTGACCGCTATCTTGACTCACCTGATTCAAGAGAAAGAGCTGTTATACATGCAAATATTGCACAGTCTATAGCTAGTCAAACAAGTCTTGCTTTTCGGACAGCTTATGTAGAGAATCCCCCTTCATGGGATAAATTAACTTCTGAAGAGCGAAGTCAACTTTTAAACAGTATGATGGATAGTATCCTTGGGCACGATTCACTAGATCTTGGACTCGCTCGCCATCTTCTTCGACGTGCAAAACACGCAAGGCTTAGGGCTATTATTGCGCCCCTTCTTGATAATATCGAATTCTTTTCTCCTGTTTTTCGGGATGTATGCCTTTATCTTGATAGCGTAATGAATGAAGCTGCTATCAACAGAAATTTAGATTGCTTTGAAAAAATAATCGCTAAGCCCTCCATTATTACTAAAAGTTCTTTTTGCTCAATGTGGCTGAGATGGCTTATAACTCGGCATCAAGCTTACTCACAATCACAAGTAGTTCGAGATTTTGTAGTTGGAGAGTTAAAGCCTTTGCGTTTTCAAGCAGATTACGCTAGACTTTTTGCCCATGAAAGTTGGGTGAAGGAGCATCGATCTAACTGGCAGCAATTTGGAGCTTTAGATCGGTGGTCATTACTACTAGCTGCAAGCGTATTGGGTGTGCGTGAACGTACAGTATGGATGAATCAAGTTTTGAGAAGTAGTGAAGATCTAATTGATCGTGCTATAGCTCGATATGTATTAAGCTTTAGATAA
- a CDS encoding BolA family transcriptional regulator, which produces MVSPDRVEAMIKAQMPDAQVVVQDLTGGGDHYQVTVVSSQFEGKGLVQQHQLVYGAVREAMSTEAIHALALKTYTPQSWAAAGQPV; this is translated from the coding sequence ATGGTTAGCCCGGATCGCGTAGAGGCAATGATCAAGGCTCAAATGCCAGATGCCCAAGTGGTGGTTCAAGATTTAACCGGCGGTGGCGATCACTATCAGGTAACGGTCGTTTCATCGCAATTTGAAGGCAAAGGACTGGTGCAACAGCATCAACTCGTTTATGGGGCTGTGCGCGAGGCGATGTCTACAGAAGCCATTCACGCCCTTGCTTTAAAGACTTACACGCCCCAGTCGTGGGCGGCTGCCGGTCAGCCGGTCTAG
- a CDS encoding N-acetylmuramoyl-L-alanine amidase-like domain-containing protein — MRKFAGLAVLGSVMTFPAWTAQPLAVAYPPAVLQAKAEMPVNTLAFEHKATGDLIASLPQQRGENLFNLPQEVAKTQSGVRFRQVMQYAMGENLSQRPMGDIIQTIAEQFVGTPYAAGLLDKSNQETLVLSLEGFDCVLFIETVLAMARGVALQDYSYQSFATNIQDQRYRNGEMNGYCSRLHYFSDWIADNQKRGGVQNLTQSFGGIPLNNQLNFMSQHRSSYPQLANDDAAYECIVGMEANLAQLKVDYIPKNEIHTVYSRLLPGDVVAIATDVEGLDVTHTGLVYQHSDGSIGFIHASPSGEVKIAHDLQAYVEAVESTVGVILARPADSRQTALRQAF, encoded by the coding sequence ATGAGAAAATTTGCAGGATTGGCCGTGCTAGGGTCTGTAATGACGTTTCCCGCTTGGACAGCTCAACCCCTTGCGGTCGCTTACCCACCGGCTGTCCTCCAAGCAAAAGCGGAGATGCCGGTGAACACTCTGGCGTTTGAACACAAAGCAACAGGTGATTTGATCGCCAGTTTACCGCAGCAGCGAGGAGAAAATCTGTTTAATTTACCCCAGGAAGTTGCCAAGACGCAAAGTGGAGTCCGCTTCCGGCAAGTGATGCAGTATGCGATGGGGGAAAATTTGTCTCAGCGTCCGATGGGAGACATTATCCAAACAATAGCCGAGCAATTTGTTGGCACTCCCTACGCCGCCGGTTTGTTAGATAAGTCTAACCAAGAAACGCTAGTTTTATCCCTAGAGGGGTTTGACTGCGTGCTGTTTATCGAAACTGTGCTGGCGATGGCGCGGGGTGTGGCGTTGCAAGATTATTCTTACCAAAGTTTTGCCACTAACATTCAGGATCAACGCTATCGCAATGGTGAAATGAATGGATATTGCAGCCGGCTGCATTATTTTTCCGATTGGATAGCAGACAATCAAAAACGCGGAGGCGTTCAAAATTTGACCCAGAGTTTTGGGGGAATTCCTTTAAATAACCAACTGAATTTTATGAGCCAACATCGAAGCAGTTATCCGCAACTTGCTAACGATGATGCAGCTTATGAGTGTATTGTCGGCATGGAAGCAAATCTTGCTCAACTTAAAGTGGATTACATTCCCAAAAACGAGATCCATACGGTTTATAGCCGGCTGCTACCGGGAGACGTTGTAGCAATAGCAACCGATGTCGAAGGTCTGGATGTCACCCACACTGGCCTTGTTTACCAGCATTCTGATGGCAGTATTGGGTTTATTCACGCTTCTCCGAGTGGGGAAGTGAAAATAGCTCACGATTTACAAGCCTATGTCGAAGCAGTCGAGAGCACGGTTGGCGTTATATTAGCGCGTCCTGCTGACTCGCGGCAGACAGCTTTGCGTCAAGCATTTTAA
- a CDS encoding GNAT family N-acetyltransferase produces the protein MGEIYMVAVDPDFQGRGIGSDLIEFALAWMKDAGMSLAMVETGGDAGHAPARHTYEKVGFEVFPVARYFKKL, from the coding sequence ATGGGTGAAATCTACATGGTTGCTGTCGATCCAGACTTTCAAGGTCGCGGTATTGGTAGTGATCTGATAGAATTCGCTCTGGCTTGGATGAAAGATGCTGGGATGTCCCTTGCTATGGTTGAGACTGGGGGCGATGCCGGTCATGCCCCAGCCCGTCACACCTATGAAAAGGTAGGCTTCGAGGTATTCCCAGTTGCCAGATACTTCAAGAAGCTTTAA
- a CDS encoding N-acetylmuramoyl-L-alanine amidase: MNKILGLLTLGSVMVISSTARADQLLFVAYPPPNHTTTSERIFLIGTAPPAGEVAINGQKIERSQAGHFAPSFPLQIGENVFTLRYENQELQIKVTRTLGGPQVPEKVGFAEGSLTPAANVARMPGELICFSAVAPANAEVSVQIGNLTFPLSSQPLTTTLPPNSAVLTGQNEPISQSAGQYQGCIAAPATAGNWGQPKFLLTLNGQTISEQGPGTIRILSPGQLATAQVSADAGVARTGPSTDFSRLTPLPKGTQAAITGREGEWLLLDYGGWIKSEETQIIEGSVPPRSLIRGVTSRQVDNWTEVLFPLQVPVPVNVQQGNRSLTLTLYNTTAQTDTIRLGDNSVISRFDWQQAVPGQVQYTFNFKSQQQWGYKLRYEGTTLVLSLRNPPPNLRNTQPLAGVRILLDPGHGSPEDLGARGPNGYPEKDVTLVVSKLLRDELVKRGATVYMTREGDEDLYPQDRVSMIEQQEPNIALSIHYNALPDSGDAMNTKGIGTFWYHPQAQPLAVFLHDYLVQRLKRPSYGVFWNNLALTRPTVTPSVLLELGFMINPEEFEWIVNQEEQKRLATTLADGISKWVARSQ, from the coding sequence ATGAATAAAATATTAGGACTGCTGACATTAGGTTCTGTGATGGTAATATCATCTACCGCTCGCGCCGATCAATTGCTATTTGTAGCCTATCCACCCCCAAACCACACAACCACCTCAGAGCGGATATTTTTGATTGGCACCGCGCCGCCGGCAGGAGAAGTTGCGATTAATGGCCAGAAAATTGAGCGCAGTCAGGCCGGCCATTTTGCGCCCAGTTTCCCGCTCCAGATCGGCGAGAATGTGTTTACGTTGCGCTACGAAAACCAAGAACTGCAAATTAAGGTAACGCGGACATTAGGCGGGCCGCAGGTGCCCGAAAAAGTGGGGTTTGCGGAAGGTTCCCTCACCCCTGCCGCGAACGTTGCCAGAATGCCGGGAGAGTTGATTTGTTTTAGTGCTGTCGCGCCGGCAAATGCTGAGGTTTCCGTCCAGATCGGCAACCTGACGTTTCCCCTGAGTTCCCAACCTCTAACGACCACTTTGCCTCCGAATTCAGCGGTTTTAACCGGCCAAAATGAGCCGATCTCCCAATCAGCGGGACAGTACCAAGGTTGTATTGCGGCACCGGCAACGGCGGGAAATTGGGGGCAACCGAAATTCCTGCTAACCCTTAATGGCCAAACGATATCGGAACAAGGGCCGGGAACCATTAGAATTCTGTCGCCGGGACAACTGGCAACCGCCCAAGTGTCTGCTGATGCCGGTGTCGCCAGAACTGGCCCAAGTACCGATTTTTCGCGCCTGACACCGCTGCCAAAAGGCACGCAGGCGGCAATTACAGGTCGTGAGGGGGAATGGTTGCTACTCGACTATGGCGGTTGGATCAAGAGCGAGGAAACGCAGATTATTGAAGGTTCAGTTCCGCCGCGATCGCTGATTCGCGGGGTGACTTCCCGCCAGGTTGATAATTGGACAGAGGTGCTGTTCCCCCTGCAAGTGCCGGTGCCGGTGAATGTGCAGCAAGGCAACCGCAGTTTAACGCTGACGCTGTACAACACCACCGCCCAAACCGATACAATTCGTCTCGGCGATAACTCCGTGATTTCCCGCTTTGACTGGCAGCAAGCGGTGCCGGGACAAGTGCAGTATACGTTCAATTTCAAAAGCCAGCAGCAGTGGGGCTACAAGCTAAGGTATGAAGGCACGACGCTGGTACTGTCTTTGCGAAATCCACCCCCGAATCTCCGTAACACTCAGCCGCTTGCCGGTGTCAGAATTCTTCTCGATCCCGGACATGGCAGCCCCGAGGATTTGGGGGCAAGGGGACCAAACGGCTATCCCGAAAAAGATGTCACTTTAGTGGTGTCAAAACTGTTGCGAGATGAATTAGTAAAGCGCGGTGCAACCGTGTATATGACCCGCGAGGGAGATGAAGATTTATACCCTCAAGATCGGGTGAGTATGATTGAACAGCAAGAGCCAAATATTGCGCTCAGCATCCACTACAATGCTTTGCCTGATAGCGGTGATGCGATGAATACGAAAGGCATTGGGACGTTTTGGTATCATCCCCAAGCCCAACCTTTAGCGGTGTTTTTGCATGACTATTTAGTGCAAAGGTTAAAGCGGCCTTCTTATGGAGTGTTTTGGAATAATTTAGCCTTAACCCGCCCGACAGTTACCCCATCTGTTTTGCTGGAATTGGGGTTTATGATCAATCCCGAAGAATTTGAGTGGATTGTCAATCAGGAAGAACAGAAAAGATTAGCAACTACCCTAGCAGATGGGATCAGCAAATGGGTTGCCAGAAGTCAATAA
- a CDS encoding S8 family serine peptidase, giving the protein MTNPVNSTNSDQNNFPAVGVPEESVGFILQRGGDELALEKVSDRFTVRPTGTGTLSEDWAQLWGAVRHRSVPQAKLVEYTVEPALLEQAMQAARNSEAVAFVSHVYHIKNNPEQLLYLTDELTIQFSDSADPATRDAIAAAAGLRQIRLLAGIANTFIFEVTKQATENPIKIANRLTGNRAVLVAEPNIVVETAPHYRPRDTLYPKQWYLYHTGGPELAAGAHIDIEKAWDLTRGVRSVVVAVADDSVDLNHPDFQGLGKIVAPRDFKAKDFVPMPGEDEDNHGTACAGVAVAEETGSGIVGVAPGCALMPLRTTGFLDDSSIEQLFEWAIAKGAAVISCSWGPSAVYFPLSLRQSAVVHRAATEGRNGKGCVIVFAAGNANRPTTGTINERGWPNNILQGQTKWLGGFSVHPDVMTVSACTSLNKKAAYSNWGPTISVCAPSNNAPPGMWLQETGYINTAPQVTVSLAGQGVFTADRMGALGYDAEDYTGYFGGTSSSTPVVAGVAALVLSVNPDLTAQEVKQILQNTADKIIDREPDPQLGINMGTYDANGHSQWFGYGKVNAFKAVQAAQKQVSSLKVSRQLQGRNDTSVAIPDYNLRGITSPIQMNDTGAVRDIRVGVDIEHSFMGDLEIYLIAPTGKSVLLQGRTQGRNKRLQMAYSLQTTPVLRLLINQPVKGVWQLRVVDSALEDTGKLLSWELTLGI; this is encoded by the coding sequence ATGACCAATCCAGTTAATTCAACCAATTCTGATCAAAACAATTTTCCCGCTGTAGGCGTCCCAGAGGAAAGCGTGGGTTTCATCTTACAACGGGGGGGTGATGAATTAGCGCTTGAAAAGGTCAGTGATCGGTTTACTGTGCGCCCCACCGGCACCGGCACCCTATCGGAAGATTGGGCACAACTTTGGGGGGCTGTTCGCCACAGAAGCGTACCGCAAGCCAAGCTCGTAGAATACACCGTTGAACCGGCACTCCTCGAACAAGCCATGCAAGCGGCGCGAAATTCAGAAGCCGTTGCCTTCGTCAGTCATGTTTATCACATTAAGAACAACCCAGAGCAACTGCTCTACCTCACGGACGAGTTGACCATCCAGTTTAGCGATTCTGCCGATCCAGCAACGCGGGATGCCATCGCAGCGGCAGCGGGACTGCGTCAGATTCGTCTACTCGCGGGAATTGCCAATACCTTTATCTTTGAAGTCACCAAGCAAGCGACGGAAAATCCGATCAAAATTGCCAACCGGCTCACCGGCAACCGGGCGGTATTGGTTGCTGAACCGAATATTGTGGTAGAAACGGCTCCTCACTACCGGCCTCGTGACACCCTCTATCCCAAGCAATGGTATCTGTACCACACCGGCGGCCCGGAATTAGCAGCCGGCGCTCATATTGATATTGAGAAAGCGTGGGATCTCACTCGCGGCGTGCGTTCTGTCGTCGTGGCTGTTGCGGATGATTCAGTTGACCTCAACCATCCAGATTTTCAAGGGTTGGGTAAAATTGTTGCCCCCCGTGACTTTAAAGCCAAAGACTTTGTGCCGATGCCGGGGGAAGACGAAGACAACCACGGCACCGCTTGCGCCGGCGTTGCGGTTGCAGAAGAAACCGGCAGCGGCATTGTGGGGGTTGCCCCCGGTTGTGCCTTGATGCCATTACGCACCACAGGTTTTCTCGATGACAGTTCGATTGAGCAACTGTTTGAGTGGGCCATTGCTAAAGGGGCCGCCGTGATTTCTTGTAGCTGGGGTCCCTCGGCTGTTTATTTTCCGCTTTCCTTGCGCCAAAGTGCCGTTGTACATCGCGCCGCAACAGAAGGGCGCAACGGCAAGGGTTGCGTAATAGTTTTTGCTGCCGGTAATGCCAACCGTCCCACAACCGGCACGATTAATGAGCGCGGCTGGCCGAACAATATTTTGCAAGGCCAAACGAAATGGCTGGGGGGTTTTAGTGTTCACCCGGACGTGATGACGGTTTCTGCTTGCACCAGTTTGAACAAAAAAGCCGCCTACAGTAATTGGGGTCCCACCATCTCTGTTTGCGCCCCCAGCAATAATGCGCCCCCCGGAATGTGGCTGCAAGAAACCGGCTATATCAACACAGCGCCGCAAGTGACTGTTTCTCTAGCCGGTCAAGGAGTTTTCACTGCTGATCGCATGGGTGCTCTTGGGTACGATGCGGAGGATTACACCGGCTATTTTGGCGGTACTTCTAGCTCTACCCCCGTGGTTGCCGGTGTTGCAGCGTTAGTGCTTTCTGTCAATCCTGATTTAACTGCTCAGGAAGTCAAGCAAATCCTGCAAAATACCGCAGATAAAATTATTGATCGAGAACCCGATCCCCAACTGGGTATCAACATGGGTACTTATGACGCCAACGGACACTCCCAATGGTTTGGCTATGGCAAAGTGAACGCGTTTAAGGCCGTGCAGGCGGCACAAAAGCAAGTGAGTTCCTTGAAAGTTTCCCGGCAGCTACAAGGGCGCAATGACACTAGCGTGGCGATTCCTGATTATAACTTGCGAGGCATTACCAGCCCTATCCAAATGAATGATACGGGGGCTGTGCGCGATATTCGCGTCGGTGTAGATATTGAACACAGCTTTATGGGCGATCTGGAGATTTATTTAATCGCCCCTACCGGCAAGAGCGTTTTGCTCCAAGGACGTACCCAAGGGCGCAATAAGCGATTACAGATGGCTTATTCTCTGCAAACAACGCCAGTGCTGAGGCTGTTGATCAATCAGCCGGTGAAAGGTGTTTGGCAGTTGCGCGTCGTTGACAGTGCCCTAGAAGACACCGGCAAATTGCTAAGCTGGGAATTAACTTTAGGCATCTAA
- the grxD gene encoding Grx4 family monothiol glutaredoxin, giving the protein MNPELKERIDNLVQQNKILVFMKGNKLMPQCGFSNNVVQILNAMGVPYETIDILEDWEIRQGIKEYSNWPTIPQVYINGEFVGGSDIMIELYQKGELQEMLEVALAS; this is encoded by the coding sequence ATGAACCCAGAACTGAAAGAGCGAATTGACAATTTGGTACAGCAAAACAAAATTTTGGTGTTTATGAAGGGCAATAAGTTAATGCCCCAGTGTGGTTTTTCTAACAATGTAGTGCAGATTCTCAACGCGATGGGAGTTCCCTACGAAACCATTGATATTCTGGAAGATTGGGAAATTCGGCAGGGAATTAAAGAGTATTCCAACTGGCCAACCATTCCCCAGGTTTACATTAATGGTGAGTTTGTTGGCGGTTCAGATATTATGATTGAGCTGTACCAAAAGGGCGAATTGCAGGAGATGCTAGAAGTCGCTCTTGCTTCTTAA
- a CDS encoding CTP synthase, which yields MTKFVFVTGGVVSSIGKGIVAASLGRLLKSRDYSVSILKLDPYINVDPGTMSPFQHGEVFVTQDGAETDLDLGHYERFTDTSMSRLNSVTTGSIYQAVLNKERRGDYQGGTVQVIPHITNEIKERIHRVAKDTNPDVVITEIGGTVGDIESLPFLEAIRQFRKDVGRNNVLYMHVTLLPWIPAAGEMKTKPTQHSVKELRSIGIQPDILVCRCDRPLQQGMKEKLSEFCDVPVESVITAKDAISIYEVPLILEREGLAQQVLDLFQLEQRQPNLSQWQSIVDRLYQGGQQIEIAIVGKYVRLTDAYLSVIEAVRHAAIAMGASLNVRWINSEDIEVYGAESYLQDIDGILVPGGFGVRGVDGKIAAIEYARQHNIPFLGLCLGMQCSVIEWARHIATLADANSAEFDPDTRNPVINLLPEQQDVVDLGGTMRLGLYPCRLAPDTLAFSLYQDEVVYERHRHRYEFNNAYRNLFLESGFKISGTSPDGRLVEIIELPNHPFFIATQFHPEFQSRPNMPHPLFKGFIQAAVERLQPAAAPAVPAEVF from the coding sequence ATGACTAAGTTTGTATTTGTGACGGGTGGGGTCGTCTCCAGTATTGGCAAAGGTATTGTCGCGGCAAGTCTGGGCCGGCTGCTCAAGTCGCGGGATTATTCTGTTTCAATCTTAAAGCTTGACCCCTATATTAATGTCGATCCGGGCACGATGAGTCCCTTTCAGCATGGGGAAGTCTTTGTCACGCAAGATGGTGCGGAAACTGACTTGGACTTGGGGCACTACGAACGCTTTACAGATACCTCCATGTCCCGCCTCAACAGCGTCACCACCGGCTCAATTTATCAAGCCGTGCTGAATAAAGAACGTCGCGGCGACTATCAAGGTGGCACCGTACAGGTGATTCCGCACATCACCAATGAAATTAAAGAGCGTATCCACCGAGTTGCTAAAGATACCAATCCGGATGTAGTCATTACGGAAATTGGGGGCACCGTCGGGGATATTGAATCCCTCCCGTTCCTCGAAGCGATCCGCCAGTTCCGCAAAGATGTGGGGCGCAATAATGTGCTGTATATGCACGTCACCCTCTTGCCCTGGATTCCCGCAGCCGGCGAGATGAAAACCAAGCCGACGCAACACTCAGTCAAAGAACTGCGCTCCATTGGGATTCAACCGGATATTTTGGTGTGCCGGTGTGACCGACCCCTGCAACAAGGCATGAAAGAGAAACTCTCTGAATTCTGCGACGTGCCGGTGGAAAGTGTGATTACCGCCAAAGATGCTATCAGTATTTATGAAGTGCCGCTCATCCTAGAACGGGAAGGGCTAGCTCAGCAAGTGCTCGACTTGTTCCAGCTTGAACAGCGCCAACCCAACCTCAGTCAATGGCAAAGTATTGTAGATCGCTTGTATCAAGGAGGGCAGCAGATCGAGATTGCAATTGTCGGCAAATACGTGCGGCTGACGGATGCCTACCTGTCAGTCATAGAAGCCGTGCGCCATGCTGCAATCGCAATGGGAGCCTCGCTCAACGTGCGCTGGATCAACTCAGAAGACATCGAAGTTTACGGTGCCGAATCTTATCTTCAAGATATCGATGGCATCCTGGTGCCGGGTGGGTTTGGTGTGCGAGGAGTCGATGGAAAAATTGCGGCTATTGAGTACGCCCGCCAGCACAATATTCCTTTTTTAGGGTTGTGTTTGGGAATGCAGTGTTCCGTTATTGAATGGGCGCGTCACATTGCCACGCTAGCAGATGCTAACAGTGCCGAATTTGACCCCGACACACGAAATCCAGTGATCAATCTCTTGCCGGAACAGCAAGATGTTGTGGATTTAGGCGGCACCATGCGACTGGGACTGTATCCCTGCCGTTTGGCACCCGATACCTTAGCGTTCAGTCTCTACCAGGATGAGGTCGTCTACGAACGCCACCGGCATCGCTATGAATTTAATAATGCCTATCGCAACCTGTTTTTAGAAAGTGGCTTTAAGATTAGTGGCACATCTCCCGATGGGCGCTTAGTGGAAATCATTGAACTTCCCAATCACCCCTTCTTCATTGCCACCCAATTCCACCCAGAGTTCCAGTCTCGCCCAAATATGCCTCACCCTCTGTTCAAGGGTTTTATTCAGGCGGCAGTCGAGCGTTTGCAACCGGCAGCAGCACCGGCAGTGCCGGCTGAAGTATTTTGA
- a CDS encoding DUF6761 family protein — MLQDTQTIRHYQKLTDALVEMWNKGYRFDDLRLYLDGYLAALRHTNAIEPYLIHRLEEEAARYIYDPSNFEMPMPQPKSDYY; from the coding sequence ATGCTTCAAGATACTCAAACCATCCGTCACTATCAAAAACTTACAGACGCTCTTGTTGAAATGTGGAATAAAGGTTACCGCTTCGACGATCTGAGGCTGTATTTAGATGGTTATTTAGCTGCTTTGCGGCACACAAATGCGATTGAACCCTATTTGATTCACAGATTGGAGGAAGAGGCCGCTAGATATATCTACGACCCCTCTAACTTTGAAATGCCCATGCCACAACCTAAATCGGACTATTATTAG